A genomic window from Cryobacterium sp. SO2 includes:
- a CDS encoding 3-isopropylmalate dehydrogenase, translating to MSRSVKLAVIAGDGIGPEVVAEALKVLDAVTQAEPVDFELTHFSLGATRFLETGDVLTDEDLAAISAHDAILLGAVGGVPGDPRLKNANIERGLLLKLRFSLDHYVNLRPSVLFPGVPSPLGEPGEVDFVVVREGTEGPYVGNGGAIRQGTPHEVANEVSVNTAYGVERVVRYAFEVAQNRPRKRLTLVHKTNVLVFSGSLWQRIVTEVAAEYPDVAVDYLHVDAATIFLVTNPSRFDVIVTDNLFGDILTDLAAAISGGIGLAASGNINPDARFPSMFEPVHGSAPDIAGRQLADPTAAILSVALLLDHLGLTDAAARVSAAVTADIAARSTGSAASGSRSTSAVGDAIVARLTGTSA from the coding sequence ATGTCCCGCTCAGTCAAGCTCGCAGTCATCGCCGGAGACGGCATCGGCCCCGAGGTCGTCGCGGAAGCGCTCAAGGTGCTCGACGCCGTGACCCAGGCCGAGCCCGTCGACTTCGAGCTCACCCACTTCTCGCTCGGTGCCACCCGCTTCCTCGAGACCGGTGACGTGCTCACCGACGAGGACCTGGCCGCCATCAGCGCGCACGACGCCATCCTGCTCGGCGCCGTCGGCGGGGTGCCCGGAGACCCGCGCCTGAAGAACGCGAACATCGAACGCGGACTGCTGCTCAAACTGCGCTTCTCCCTCGACCACTACGTGAACCTGCGCCCGAGCGTGCTGTTCCCCGGCGTGCCCAGCCCGCTCGGCGAGCCCGGCGAGGTCGACTTCGTCGTCGTACGCGAGGGCACAGAGGGCCCGTACGTCGGCAACGGCGGCGCCATCCGCCAGGGCACCCCGCACGAGGTGGCTAACGAGGTCTCGGTCAACACGGCTTACGGTGTGGAGCGGGTCGTGCGCTACGCGTTCGAGGTGGCCCAGAACCGCCCGCGCAAGCGTCTCACCCTCGTGCACAAGACCAACGTCCTCGTCTTCTCCGGCAGCCTGTGGCAGCGCATCGTCACCGAGGTGGCCGCCGAATACCCCGACGTGGCCGTCGATTACCTGCATGTCGACGCGGCGACGATTTTTCTCGTCACAAATCCGAGTAGATTTGACGTCATCGTCACGGATAACCTCTTCGGCGACATTCTCACTGACCTGGCAGCGGCAATCAGCGGCGGCATCGGCCTTGCGGCATCCGGAAATATCAATCCGGACGCTCGCTTCCCCAGCATGTTCGAACCGGTACACGGTTCGGCACCAGACATCGCGGGCCGGCAATTGGCCGATCCGACGGCGGCGATCCTCTCCGTCGCGCTCCTGCTCGACCACCTCGGGCTCACGGATGCGGCGGCCAGGGTGAGCGCGGCCGTCACGGCCGACATCGCGGCCCGCAGCACCGGCAGCGCCGCCTCGGGTTCACGATCCACCAGCGCCGTCGGCGATGCCATCGTGGCCCGCCTCACCGGCACTTCCGCTTAA
- a CDS encoding DUF6458 family protein, protein MSIGLGIFLFVVGAILVWALNIQVDWVDLDLVGYILMGAGALIFVLGLVLLTRRRSSISTTRSAVDPVSGERVVQQERSIDDV, encoded by the coding sequence ATGAGTATCGGATTGGGAATCTTCCTGTTCGTCGTCGGCGCCATCCTGGTGTGGGCCCTGAACATCCAGGTCGACTGGGTTGACCTCGACCTTGTCGGCTACATCCTGATGGGTGCGGGCGCGCTCATCTTCGTGCTCGGCCTGGTGTTGCTCACCCGCCGCCGCAGCAGCATCAGCACCACCCGCAGCGCCGTCGACCCGGTCAGCGGAGAGCGCGTTGTGCAGCAGGAACGGTCGATCGACGACGTGTGA
- the serA gene encoding phosphoglycerate dehydrogenase, producing the protein MSKPVVLIAEELSPATVDALGPDFDVVNVDGTDRAALLSALASANAILVRSATKVDAEALAAAPNLQVIARAGVGLDNVDIKAATAAGVMVVNAPTSNIISAAELTVGHILSLARHIPPAHGALAQGQWKRSKYTGIELYEKTVGIIGLGRIGALVAARLQAFGVNIIAFDPYITSARAQQLGVHPVSLDELLAQSDFVTIHMPKTPETTGMISAPQLKLMKPTAYVVNVARGGLIDEADLYTALVDGTIAGAGLDVFVNEPPTGSPLLGLDNLITTPHLGASTDEAQEKAGVSVAKSVRLALSGELVPDAVNVAGGVIDPTVRPGIPLVEKLGQVFSGLAAHSPLTSVDIEVRGEIVQFDVSVLKLAALKGIFTNVVSETVSYVNAPLLAEQRGVAVRLITEAESPEYRNLITLRGALADGSQVSVSGTLVGTKQIEKIVEVNGYDVEVPFAEHLIVMLYTDRPGIVAVYGREFGEASINIAGMQIARHEAGGKALSVLTVDSPVPAELLASLRDAITADVMVAIDITE; encoded by the coding sequence GTGTCGAAGCCCGTTGTACTAATCGCCGAAGAACTCTCGCCCGCCACCGTCGATGCCCTCGGGCCCGACTTCGACGTTGTCAACGTCGACGGCACCGACCGTGCCGCACTGCTCTCCGCGCTGGCCTCTGCCAACGCCATCCTGGTCCGTTCCGCCACCAAGGTCGACGCCGAGGCACTCGCCGCCGCCCCGAACCTGCAGGTCATCGCCCGTGCCGGCGTCGGACTCGACAATGTGGACATCAAGGCCGCCACCGCGGCCGGTGTCATGGTGGTCAACGCCCCCACCTCCAACATCATCTCCGCCGCCGAACTCACCGTCGGCCACATCCTCAGCCTCGCCCGCCACATCCCGCCGGCCCACGGCGCCCTGGCGCAGGGTCAGTGGAAGCGGTCCAAGTACACCGGCATCGAGCTCTACGAGAAGACCGTCGGCATCATCGGCCTCGGCCGCATCGGCGCCCTGGTGGCCGCCCGCCTGCAGGCCTTCGGCGTGAACATCATCGCGTTCGACCCGTACATCACCTCGGCTCGCGCGCAGCAGCTGGGCGTGCACCCGGTGAGCCTGGACGAACTGCTCGCGCAGTCCGACTTCGTCACCATCCACATGCCGAAGACGCCAGAGACCACCGGCATGATCAGCGCACCGCAGCTGAAGCTGATGAAGCCCACCGCCTACGTCGTCAACGTCGCCCGCGGTGGCCTCATCGACGAAGCCGACCTGTACACCGCGCTCGTGGACGGCACCATCGCCGGCGCCGGCCTCGACGTCTTCGTCAACGAGCCGCCGACCGGGTCGCCGCTGCTCGGCCTCGACAACCTGATCACCACCCCGCACCTGGGCGCGTCCACCGACGAAGCCCAGGAGAAGGCCGGCGTGTCCGTGGCCAAGTCGGTGCGCCTCGCGCTCTCCGGCGAGCTGGTGCCGGATGCGGTCAACGTCGCCGGTGGCGTCATCGACCCGACCGTGCGCCCGGGCATCCCGCTCGTGGAGAAGCTCGGCCAGGTCTTCTCCGGCCTCGCCGCCCACAGCCCGCTCACCAGCGTGGACATCGAGGTGCGCGGCGAGATCGTGCAGTTCGACGTCTCGGTGCTCAAGCTCGCTGCGCTCAAGGGCATTTTCACCAACGTGGTCAGCGAAACCGTCTCCTACGTCAACGCGCCGCTGCTCGCCGAACAGCGTGGTGTGGCCGTGCGCCTCATCACCGAGGCCGAGTCGCCCGAATACCGCAACCTGATCACGCTGCGCGGCGCCCTCGCCGACGGCTCGCAGGTCTCGGTCTCCGGCACCCTGGTGGGCACCAAGCAGATCGAAAAGATCGTCGAGGTCAACGGCTACGACGTGGAGGTGCCGTTCGCCGAGCACCTCATCGTCATGCTCTACACCGACCGCCCCGGAATCGTCGCCGTCTACGGCCGCGAATTCGGCGAGGCGTCCATCAACATCGCCGGTATGCAGATCGCCCGGCACGAGGCCGGCGGCAAGGCACTGAGCGTGCTCACCGTCGACTCGCCCGTTCCCGCTGAGCTGCTCGCCTCGCTCCGCGACGCGATCACGGCCGACGTGATGGTCGCGATCGACATCACCGAGTAA
- a CDS encoding DoxX family membrane protein, protein MSPESMTNVLTVLRIVLAVVFVGAGISHFAPGVQRTMAAMIPPRLRSHGWLSPKNLVIFTGLCEIAGGVGLLVEATRVTSGVALAVFLVAVFPANAYAARHKERFGAVAIPFVPRLLGQLVLIGLVLAVSLVG, encoded by the coding sequence ATGAGCCCCGAGTCCATGACCAACGTCCTAACCGTGCTTCGGATCGTTCTGGCGGTCGTGTTCGTCGGCGCCGGGATCAGCCATTTCGCCCCGGGTGTGCAGCGCACGATGGCCGCGATGATCCCGCCACGACTGCGATCGCACGGCTGGCTGTCCCCGAAGAACCTGGTGATCTTCACCGGTCTCTGCGAGATCGCCGGCGGTGTCGGCCTGCTCGTCGAAGCCACCCGTGTTACGTCCGGTGTCGCTCTGGCCGTGTTCCTGGTCGCGGTGTTCCCGGCCAACGCCTACGCGGCCCGGCACAAGGAGCGGTTCGGCGCGGTGGCCATTCCGTTCGTTCCGCGGCTGCTCGGGCAGCTGGTGCTGATCGGCCTGGTGCTGGCGGTGAGCCTGGTCGGCTGA
- a CDS encoding DNA polymerase III subunit gamma/tau, whose protein sequence is MTSSRDDDALGWAGDDDPTLVSGSTTTPQAKDAPSTGTIVNPAAATTDADLPEGWAVTGAPGGYVDAPAAPAPMSSPALVGLGILGGVYLLYTIGWFIGVGRLDNPFTDPLAQFMFSLGTWLAIAAPAVWFASSFWLTRGKPRSRWTWLILGVVLLAPLPFIAGTGGL, encoded by the coding sequence ATGACTTCTTCTCGGGACGACGATGCACTCGGCTGGGCCGGCGACGACGACCCCACGCTCGTGTCCGGCAGCACCACAACGCCCCAGGCGAAGGATGCGCCGTCCACCGGCACGATCGTGAACCCCGCGGCGGCCACGACCGACGCCGACCTGCCGGAGGGCTGGGCCGTCACCGGGGCGCCCGGCGGCTATGTCGACGCCCCGGCCGCACCCGCGCCGATGTCGTCCCCGGCCCTCGTGGGCCTCGGCATCCTCGGCGGCGTCTACCTGCTCTACACGATCGGCTGGTTCATCGGCGTCGGGCGCCTGGACAACCCGTTCACCGACCCGCTGGCCCAGTTCATGTTCTCCCTGGGCACCTGGCTGGCCATCGCGGCTCCCGCAGTGTGGTTCGCCTCCTCGTTCTGGCTCACCCGCGGCAAGCCGCGCTCACGCTGGACCTGGCTCATCCTGGGCGTCGTTCTGCTGGCCCCACTGCCCTTCATCGCCGGAACCGGGGGACTCTGA
- a CDS encoding zinc-dependent alcohol dehydrogenase family protein — MKALVYGGPGVKTWTDVPDPRIIRSTDAIVRVDTTTICGTDLHILKGDVPAVEPGRILGHEGVGTVVAVGESVESIAVGQRVLISCIKSCGHCANCKNGLYSHCLGDEGRSGIGWVFGHLIDGTQAEFVRVPYADNSLYPLPDAVTDAEAVMLSDILPTGFEIGVQYGQVAPGDVVAVIGAGPVGLACIATAGLYGAGTIVAVDIDDNRLEQAKTFGASHTVHSGRPEWRDEVLAVTDGAGVDVAIEAVGIPETFTMATEIVRPGGHLANVGVHGKPVPLHVENLWIQNISISMGLVNTNTTPMLLKLVAQHKIPAERLATHRFDFDHVEDAYDTFSRAAETHALKVLISH; from the coding sequence ATGAAAGCACTCGTCTACGGCGGCCCGGGCGTGAAGACCTGGACCGACGTGCCGGATCCGCGGATCATCAGATCCACCGACGCGATCGTGCGGGTGGACACCACGACGATCTGCGGAACCGACCTGCACATCCTCAAAGGGGACGTTCCCGCGGTGGAGCCCGGGCGCATCCTTGGTCACGAGGGCGTCGGCACCGTCGTGGCGGTGGGGGAGTCCGTGGAGTCCATCGCCGTGGGTCAGCGGGTGCTCATCTCCTGCATCAAGTCCTGCGGGCACTGCGCCAACTGCAAGAACGGCCTCTATTCGCACTGCCTGGGCGACGAGGGCCGGTCAGGCATCGGTTGGGTGTTCGGTCACCTCATCGACGGCACCCAGGCCGAGTTCGTGCGTGTTCCGTACGCGGACAACTCGCTCTACCCGCTGCCGGATGCCGTCACCGACGCCGAGGCCGTGATGCTCTCCGACATCCTGCCCACCGGCTTCGAGATCGGGGTGCAGTACGGCCAGGTCGCTCCCGGCGATGTTGTGGCCGTGATCGGGGCGGGCCCGGTGGGACTGGCCTGCATCGCCACGGCCGGCCTCTACGGTGCCGGCACCATCGTGGCCGTCGACATCGACGACAACCGGCTCGAGCAGGCGAAAACGTTCGGGGCCAGCCATACCGTGCACTCCGGCCGGCCGGAGTGGCGGGACGAGGTGCTCGCCGTCACCGATGGCGCGGGCGTGGATGTCGCGATCGAAGCGGTGGGCATCCCGGAGACCTTCACCATGGCGACGGAGATCGTGCGCCCGGGTGGGCACCTGGCCAATGTGGGAGTGCACGGCAAGCCGGTGCCGCTGCACGTGGAGAACCTCTGGATCCAGAACATCAGCATCAGCATGGGCCTGGTGAACACCAACACCACCCCGATGCTGCTCAAACTGGTGGCCCAGCACAAGATCCCGGCCGAGAGACTGGCCACCCACCGGTTCGATTTCGACCACGTCGAGGACGCTTACGACACCTTCTCCCGGGCCGCGGAGACCCACGCCCTCAAGGTGCTGATCAGCCACTGA
- a CDS encoding DUF998 domain-containing protein — MSTQRPPVQQMRGAPSASDARASRSTRVLATVALAGAVLYVLVDVVLQLLPPHYSVVSEAESNLAVGPYGWIMNLNFLARGVVTVCVVAALARFGPRTRLQRTGLALTLLAGACSAALAFLPTDIPSIDAPGLAPTTALGAGHLAVAVVGFVTALIGFALLTVWLRGSDRLRAAYPPAAVLTGVALVGLVWLGVAATLAPGLIGLAERLCLAGVLGWVIAVAAVLRRRS; from the coding sequence GTGAGTACGCAACGTCCCCCGGTCCAGCAGATGCGCGGCGCACCCTCCGCGAGTGACGCGCGTGCCTCCCGGTCCACCCGGGTTCTGGCCACCGTTGCGCTGGCCGGCGCGGTGCTCTATGTGCTGGTCGATGTCGTCCTGCAGCTCCTGCCGCCGCACTACAGCGTGGTCTCCGAGGCCGAGAGCAACCTCGCCGTCGGCCCGTACGGCTGGATCATGAACCTGAACTTCCTGGCCAGGGGAGTCGTCACGGTCTGCGTCGTCGCCGCTCTGGCCAGATTCGGCCCGCGCACCCGGCTGCAGCGCACCGGTCTGGCGCTCACGCTGCTGGCCGGAGCCTGCTCGGCCGCTCTGGCCTTCTTGCCCACCGACATCCCGAGCATCGATGCGCCCGGGCTCGCACCGACCACCGCGCTCGGCGCCGGGCATCTCGCCGTGGCCGTCGTGGGTTTCGTCACGGCACTGATCGGCTTCGCCCTTCTCACCGTCTGGCTGCGGGGGAGTGACCGGCTGCGGGCGGCCTACCCGCCCGCCGCGGTGCTCACCGGAGTCGCCCTCGTCGGGCTCGTCTGGCTGGGCGTGGCGGCCACGCTCGCGCCCGGGCTGATCGGCCTCGCCGAGCGGCTGTGCCTGGCCGGCGTGCTCGGCTGGGTCATCGCGGTCGCCGCGGTCCTCCGCCGCCGCAGCTGA
- the ilvC gene encoding ketol-acid reductoisomerase has translation MSEIFYDKDADLSIIQGKKVAVIGYGSQGHAHAQNLRDSGVEVVIGLKEGSKSRAKAEEVGFTVKTAAEASAWADVIVVLAPDQVQRHLYKDDILPNLADGKALVFGHGFNIRFGYIEAPAGVDVVMVAPKGPGHTVRREFEAGRGVPVIVAVEKDASGNAWPLTLSYAKAIGGLRAAGIKTTFTEETETDLFGEQAVLCGGASQLIQYGFEVLTEAGYQPQVAYFEVLHELKLIVDLMWEGGIAKQRWSVSDTAEYGDYVSGPRVIDPSVKENMKAVLADIQNGAFAERFINDQDAGAPEFLALRKKGEEHPIEATGRELRKLFAWNASNDDDYVDGEAAR, from the coding sequence TTGTCTGAAATCTTCTACGACAAAGACGCCGACCTGTCCATCATCCAGGGCAAGAAGGTCGCCGTCATCGGCTACGGCTCGCAGGGCCACGCCCACGCGCAGAACCTCCGCGACTCCGGCGTCGAGGTCGTCATCGGACTCAAGGAGGGCTCGAAGTCTCGCGCCAAGGCCGAAGAGGTCGGCTTCACCGTGAAGACCGCCGCCGAGGCATCCGCCTGGGCCGACGTCATCGTGGTGCTCGCTCCCGACCAGGTGCAGCGTCACCTGTACAAGGACGACATCCTCCCCAACCTCGCCGACGGCAAGGCCCTCGTCTTCGGACACGGCTTCAACATCCGCTTCGGCTACATCGAGGCGCCCGCGGGCGTCGACGTGGTCATGGTCGCCCCCAAGGGCCCGGGCCACACCGTGCGCCGCGAATTCGAGGCTGGCCGTGGCGTTCCCGTCATCGTCGCCGTCGAGAAGGACGCCTCGGGCAACGCCTGGCCGCTCACCCTCAGCTACGCCAAGGCGATCGGTGGCCTGCGCGCCGCCGGCATCAAGACCACCTTCACCGAAGAGACCGAGACCGACCTGTTCGGCGAGCAGGCCGTGCTTTGCGGTGGCGCGTCGCAGCTGATCCAGTACGGCTTCGAGGTTCTCACCGAGGCCGGCTACCAGCCGCAGGTCGCCTACTTCGAGGTGCTGCACGAGCTCAAGCTCATCGTCGACCTGATGTGGGAGGGTGGCATCGCCAAGCAGCGTTGGAGCGTCTCCGACACCGCTGAGTACGGCGACTACGTCTCCGGCCCGCGCGTCATCGACCCGAGCGTCAAGGAGAACATGAAGGCCGTTCTCGCCGACATCCAGAACGGCGCATTCGCTGAGCGCTTCATCAACGACCAGGACGCCGGAGCACCCGAGTTCCTGGCCCTGCGCAAGAAGGGCGAAGAGCACCCGATCGAGGCCACCGGCCGCGAGCTGCGCAAGCTCTTCGCGTGGAACGCCTCGAACGACGACGACTACGTCGACGGCGAAGCCGCCCGCTAG
- the ilvN gene encoding acetolactate synthase small subunit, translating to MSTHVLSLLVEDKPGLLTRVAGLFARRGFNIESLAVGHSEIPGLSRITILVDVEDAPLEQVTKQLNKLINVIKIVELDPSQSVQREHLLVKVRADNSTRSQVLEAVTLFRARVVDVAVDAVVIEVTGDSGKVQAFLRVLEPYGIKEIAQSGLLAIGRGSKSITERVFKN from the coding sequence ATGAGCACCCACGTTCTCAGCCTCCTCGTCGAGGACAAGCCCGGCCTGCTGACTCGCGTCGCGGGCCTGTTCGCCCGGCGCGGCTTCAACATCGAGAGCCTCGCCGTCGGCCACAGCGAGATCCCCGGTCTGTCGCGCATCACGATCCTCGTCGACGTCGAGGATGCCCCGCTCGAGCAGGTGACGAAGCAGCTCAACAAGCTGATCAACGTCATCAAGATCGTCGAGCTCGACCCGAGCCAGTCGGTCCAGCGCGAGCACCTGCTCGTCAAGGTGCGGGCAGACAACAGCACCCGCTCCCAGGTGCTCGAAGCGGTCACGCTGTTCCGTGCCCGCGTCGTCGACGTGGCGGTGGATGCCGTCGTCATCGAGGTCACGGGCGACTCCGGCAAGGTGCAGGCCTTCCTGCGCGTGCTCGAGCCCTACGGCATCAAGGAAATCGCCCAGTCGGGCCTTCTCGCCATCGGTCGGGGATCCAAGTCGATCACCGAACGCGTCTTCAAGAACTAA
- a CDS encoding acetolactate synthase large subunit — protein sequence MTTEPYPVPSPSLSTPSAPASGQADTTGTPPVLTGSGAILESLKLLGVTDVFGLPGGAVIPLYDEIMSQDDIRHILVRHEQGAGHAAEGYASSSNRVGVAIATSGPGATNLVTAIADAYMDSVPLLAITGQVFSTLMGTDAFQEADIVGITMPITKHSFLVKRPEDIPAAIASAFLICNTGRPGPVLVDITKDAQQMSAPFIWPPKLDLPGYRPITKAHGKQVQAAAALLAGASKPVLYVGGGVIRAQASKELLEFAELTGTPVVTTLMARGAFPDSHEQQLGMPGMHGTVSAVLALQESDLIIALGARFDDRVTGKASEFAPNATIVHVDVDPAEIGKIRAADVPIVGDAKDVIADLTVAYREAITTTTPDIAEWWTYLNGLREKFPLGYSEPADGLLAPQYVIKRIGELTGPEGVYAAGVGQHQMWAAQFIKYERPNSWLNSGGAGTMGYSVPAAMGAKVAEPDRVVWAIDGDGCFQMTNQELATCTINNIPIKVAIINNSSLGMVRQWQSLFYDGRHSFTDLNTGHGTAMVPDFVKMADAYGALGIRVTSADQVDDAIKLALATNDRPVVIDFIVSRDAMVWPMVPQGVSNSFVQYAKDHAPTWEEE from the coding sequence ATGACCACGGAACCCTATCCCGTGCCATCCCCGTCTCTGTCTACGCCGTCGGCTCCCGCTTCCGGCCAGGCCGACACGACGGGCACGCCGCCGGTACTCACCGGCTCCGGCGCGATCCTCGAATCACTCAAACTGCTCGGTGTGACCGACGTGTTCGGCCTGCCCGGCGGCGCCGTTATCCCGCTCTACGACGAGATCATGAGCCAGGACGACATCCGGCACATCCTCGTGCGCCACGAGCAGGGTGCCGGTCACGCCGCCGAGGGCTACGCGTCCTCGAGCAACCGGGTAGGGGTGGCCATCGCCACGTCGGGCCCCGGCGCGACCAACCTGGTCACGGCCATCGCTGACGCCTACATGGACTCGGTACCGCTCCTCGCGATCACCGGCCAGGTCTTCAGCACCCTGATGGGCACGGATGCCTTCCAGGAGGCCGACATCGTCGGCATCACCATGCCGATCACCAAGCACTCCTTCCTGGTGAAGCGGCCGGAAGACATCCCTGCCGCCATCGCGTCGGCGTTCCTGATCTGCAACACCGGTCGCCCCGGCCCGGTGCTGGTGGACATCACCAAGGACGCCCAGCAGATGAGCGCGCCGTTCATCTGGCCGCCCAAGCTCGACCTGCCCGGCTACCGCCCCATCACCAAAGCCCACGGCAAGCAGGTGCAGGCCGCGGCCGCTCTGCTGGCTGGAGCGTCCAAGCCGGTGCTCTACGTCGGCGGCGGTGTCATCCGCGCCCAGGCGTCGAAGGAGCTCCTCGAGTTCGCCGAGCTCACCGGCACGCCCGTCGTCACCACGCTGATGGCCCGAGGAGCGTTCCCCGACTCGCACGAGCAGCAACTAGGCATGCCCGGCATGCACGGCACGGTCTCGGCCGTGCTCGCGCTCCAGGAATCCGACCTCATCATCGCCCTCGGCGCCCGCTTCGACGACAGGGTCACCGGCAAGGCCTCCGAGTTCGCCCCGAACGCGACCATCGTGCACGTGGACGTCGACCCGGCCGAGATCGGCAAGATCCGCGCCGCCGACGTGCCCATCGTGGGCGACGCCAAAGACGTGATCGCCGACCTCACGGTGGCCTACCGTGAGGCGATCACCACGACCACGCCGGACATCGCCGAGTGGTGGACCTACCTCAACGGCCTGCGCGAGAAGTTCCCGCTGGGCTACTCCGAGCCGGCCGACGGCCTGCTCGCCCCGCAGTACGTGATCAAGCGCATCGGCGAACTGACCGGCCCCGAAGGCGTCTACGCCGCCGGCGTCGGCCAGCACCAGATGTGGGCCGCCCAGTTCATCAAGTACGAGCGACCCAACTCCTGGCTCAACTCCGGCGGTGCCGGCACCATGGGGTACTCGGTTCCCGCCGCCATGGGTGCCAAGGTCGCCGAGCCCGACCGCGTGGTCTGGGCCATCGACGGCGACGGCTGCTTCCAGATGACCAACCAGGAGCTCGCCACCTGCACGATCAACAACATCCCGATCAAGGTGGCGATCATCAACAACTCGTCGCTCGGCATGGTGCGGCAGTGGCAGTCACTGTTCTACGACGGCCGGCACTCCTTCACCGACCTCAACACTGGCCACGGCACCGCGATGGTGCCCGACTTCGTGAAGATGGCCGACGCCTACGGTGCCCTGGGCATCCGGGTCACCAGCGCCGACCAGGTCGACGACGCCATCAAGCTCGCGCTGGCCACCAACGACCGGCCCGTGGTGATCGACTTCATCGTGAGCCGTGACGCTATGGTGTGGCCGATGGTGCCGCAGGGTGTCAGCAACAGCTTCGTGCAGTACGCCAAGGATCACGCCCCCACCTGGGAAGAGGAGTAA
- the ilvD gene encoding dihydroxy-acid dehydratase, with translation MSEIDIKPRSRDVTDGIEATTSRGMLRAVGMGDADWDKPQIGIASSWNEITPCNLSLDRLAQASKEGVHSGGGYPLQFGTISVSDGISMGHEGMHFSLVSREVIADSVEVVMQAERLDGSVLLAGCDKSLPGMLMAAARLDLASVFLYAGSIAPGWVKLSDGTEKDITIIDSFEAVGAVKAGRMSEADAKRIECAFAPGEGACGGMYTANTMASVAEALGMSLPGSASPASADRRRDYYAHRSGEAVVNLLRLGITARDILTKKAFENAIAVAMAFGGSTNVVLHLLAIAQEAEVELTLDDFNRIGDKVPHIGDLKPFGKYVMNDVDRHGGVPAVMRALLEAGLIHGDALTVTGKTVAENLAEIDPPELDGKVLRTLDNPIHASGGITILKGSIAPEGAVVKTAGFDSDIFEGPARVFERERAAMDALTNGEILKGDVVVIRYEGPKGGPGMREMLSITAAIKGAGLGADVLLLTDGRFSGGTTGLCIGHIAPEAVDAGPIAFVRDGDLIRVDIAARSLDLLVDPAELAARREGWAPLPPRYTRGVLAKYSKLVQSAALGATTG, from the coding sequence ATGTCTGAGATCGATATCAAACCGAGAAGCCGCGACGTCACGGATGGCATCGAAGCCACCACTTCCCGCGGCATGCTCCGCGCGGTCGGAATGGGCGACGCCGACTGGGACAAGCCCCAGATCGGCATCGCGAGCTCGTGGAACGAGATCACCCCGTGCAACCTGTCGCTGGACCGCCTCGCGCAGGCGTCCAAGGAGGGTGTGCACTCCGGCGGCGGCTACCCGCTGCAGTTCGGCACCATCTCCGTCTCCGACGGCATCTCGATGGGCCACGAGGGCATGCACTTCTCCCTCGTCTCCCGTGAGGTCATCGCCGACTCGGTCGAGGTCGTCATGCAGGCCGAACGCCTCGACGGCTCCGTGCTGCTGGCCGGGTGCGACAAGTCGCTGCCCGGTATGCTCATGGCCGCCGCGCGCCTGGACCTTGCCAGCGTCTTCCTCTACGCCGGGTCCATCGCACCCGGTTGGGTGAAGCTCTCCGACGGCACCGAAAAAGACATCACCATCATCGACTCGTTCGAAGCCGTCGGTGCCGTCAAGGCCGGCCGCATGAGCGAGGCCGACGCCAAGCGCATCGAGTGCGCCTTCGCCCCCGGCGAGGGTGCCTGCGGCGGCATGTACACCGCCAACACCATGGCCAGCGTGGCCGAGGCCCTGGGCATGAGCCTGCCGGGCTCCGCGTCGCCCGCCTCCGCCGACCGCCGCCGCGACTACTACGCGCACCGCTCCGGCGAGGCCGTCGTGAACCTGCTGCGCCTGGGGATCACCGCCCGCGACATCCTCACCAAGAAGGCCTTCGAGAACGCGATCGCCGTGGCCATGGCCTTCGGCGGCTCCACCAACGTGGTGCTGCACCTGCTCGCCATCGCCCAGGAGGCCGAAGTCGAGCTCACCCTCGACGACTTCAACCGCATCGGCGACAAGGTTCCGCACATCGGCGACCTCAAGCCCTTCGGCAAGTACGTCATGAACGACGTCGACCGCCACGGCGGCGTGCCCGCCGTGATGCGCGCCCTGCTCGAGGCCGGCCTCATCCACGGTGACGCGCTCACCGTGACCGGCAAGACCGTTGCGGAGAACCTCGCCGAGATCGACCCGCCGGAGCTCGACGGCAAGGTGCTGCGCACCCTGGACAACCCGATCCACGCCTCCGGCGGCATCACCATCCTCAAGGGCTCCATCGCCCCTGAGGGCGCCGTCGTGAAGACCGCCGGCTTCGACAGCGACATCTTCGAGGGCCCCGCCCGGGTCTTCGAGCGTGAGCGCGCGGCCATGGACGCCCTCACCAACGGGGAGATCCTCAAGGGCGACGTCGTCGTCATCCGCTACGAAGGCCCCAAGGGCGGCCCCGGCATGCGCGAGATGCTCTCGATCACCGCGGCCATCAAGGGCGCCGGGCTCGGAGCCGATGTACTACTATTGACTGATGGTCGATTCTCAGGCGGCACAACCGGACTGTGTATCGGCCATATAGCACCCGAAGCGGTGGACGCAGGTCCCATCGCCTTCGTGCGCGATGGTGATCTGATACGGGTCGATATCGCAGCTCGCTCGCTTGACCTACTGGTCGACCCTGCTGAGCTGGCCGCCCGCCGAGAAGGCTGGGCTCCGCTTCCTCCCCGTTACACCCGTGGCGTCCTCGCCAAGTACTCCAAGCTCGTGCAGTCGGCTGCGCTGGGCGCGACCACGGGCTAA